A single region of the Agromyces sp. Leaf222 genome encodes:
- a CDS encoding bifunctional cytidylyltransferase/SDR family oxidoreductase, translated as MSASPTIAVILAGGVGTRVGLGMPKQLIRIAGKAIVEHTLEALDEHPGIDEILVMMNAATVSELDYLKDPERFPKLRAILPGGDTRNETTQLALAALGDDADVKVLFHDAVRPFVDERIITECIEALDVFDAVDTAIPSADTIIEIDEHNVITGIPARSKLRRGQTPQGFRLSTIRRAYELAEGDPEFAATDDCGVVFTYLPDVPIKVVLGTPENMKVTEPLDIHIADKIFQLQSAALSTGHLDQLDLTGRSIVVFGGSYGIGASIAEQARTAGARVHSYSRSGTGTDVTSRKKIRAALADAASHGPIDYVVLTAGVLAISHLVSTSKRRLRDTVDVNLIAPAKVAQESFPYLAETNGQLLFFTSSSYTRGRAGYSLYSATKAGVVNLTQALADEWAEAGVRVNCLNPQRTKTPMRTAAFGEEPPESLLDPEAVALTSLRVLDADMTGQIVDVRVTGPKA; from the coding sequence GTGAGCGCATCCCCCACCATCGCCGTCATCCTCGCCGGAGGCGTCGGCACGCGCGTCGGCCTCGGCATGCCGAAGCAGTTGATCCGCATCGCCGGCAAGGCGATCGTCGAGCACACCCTCGAGGCGCTCGACGAGCACCCGGGCATCGACGAGATCCTCGTGATGATGAACGCCGCGACCGTGAGCGAGCTCGACTACCTGAAGGACCCGGAGCGGTTCCCGAAGCTCCGCGCGATCCTGCCCGGCGGCGACACCCGCAACGAGACCACGCAACTGGCCCTGGCCGCGCTCGGCGACGACGCCGACGTGAAGGTGCTCTTCCACGATGCGGTGCGCCCCTTCGTCGACGAGCGCATCATCACCGAGTGCATCGAGGCGCTCGACGTGTTCGACGCGGTCGACACGGCGATCCCGTCGGCCGACACGATCATCGAGATCGACGAGCACAACGTGATCACGGGCATCCCGGCGCGGTCGAAGCTCCGCCGCGGCCAGACGCCGCAGGGCTTCCGGCTCTCGACGATCCGCCGCGCGTACGAGCTCGCCGAGGGCGACCCCGAGTTCGCGGCGACCGACGACTGCGGCGTGGTCTTCACCTACCTGCCCGACGTACCGATCAAGGTCGTGCTCGGCACGCCCGAGAACATGAAGGTCACCGAGCCGCTCGACATCCACATCGCCGACAAGATCTTCCAGCTGCAGTCGGCCGCGCTCAGCACCGGCCACCTCGACCAGCTCGACCTCACGGGTCGTTCGATCGTCGTCTTCGGCGGCTCCTACGGCATCGGCGCGAGCATCGCCGAGCAGGCGCGCACCGCGGGCGCGAGGGTGCACAGCTACAGCCGCAGCGGAACCGGCACCGACGTCACCTCGCGCAAGAAGATCCGCGCCGCGTTGGCGGATGCCGCGAGCCACGGTCCGATCGACTACGTCGTCCTGACGGCGGGCGTGCTCGCCATCTCGCACCTCGTCAGCACGTCGAAGCGACGCCTGCGCGACACGGTCGACGTGAACCTCATCGCACCGGCGAAGGTCGCACAGGAGTCGTTCCCGTACCTCGCCGAGACGAACGGGCAGCTGCTCTTCTTCACGTCGAGCTCGTACACGCGCGGTCGCGCGGGCTACAGCCTGTACTCGGCCACGAAGGCCGGCGTCGTGAACCTCACGCAGGCCCTCGCCGACGAGTGGGCCGAGGCCGGCGTCCGCGTGAACTGCCTGAACCCGCAGCGCACGAAGACGCCGATGCGAACGGCGGCGTTCGGCGAGGAGCCGCCCGAGTCCCTGCTCGACCCCGAGGCGGTCGCGCTGACGTCGCTGCGCGTGCTCGACGCCGACATGACGGGTCAGATCGTCGACGTGCGGGTGACCGGCCCGAAGGCCTGA
- a CDS encoding O-antigen ligase, whose product MTPARRPALAGAYATFVLFTAFAGQFWRNLLGWWGFGAAVAIVVVGGILLIVHVRPRWIWRRTPTSTFAFLLLATASLAWSFYPGATALGLAICAVTTFAAVALVLCLPWSRIVASLASAIKWILALSIVFELWVALFVREPLLPNFPDFEVTGEKLPMAFYWSRGLLLHGGPIEGIVASRNLLGMIALLGIIVFGCLLAAGSMRRAPGISWLVTAGLVFALTRSSTMILVAAAVAVALVFALWTRRVGAQHRRKVYWAAAGVLAASVAVLVFSWNLLLQLFGKGEDLTGRTDIWASVIELAQQRPVAGWGYVGYWVPWVEPFKELAVRKGVTYLQAHNAWLDMWMQLGILGLIAFAAIVIGALWRSWFLAVDQPRDVAGRPIPYSAASLLPLLVLVALLGQSLAESRLLIEVGWLLLIAIAWATKRRQWSNDPLPAEPRPARSHAVALAEPPASSRPQAAPPAPPAPPARSTPPASAAPPAPQPPA is encoded by the coding sequence ATGACCCCGGCCCGTCGTCCCGCCCTCGCCGGCGCGTATGCGACGTTCGTGCTGTTCACGGCCTTCGCCGGCCAGTTCTGGCGCAACCTCCTCGGCTGGTGGGGCTTCGGCGCGGCCGTCGCGATCGTGGTGGTCGGCGGCATCCTGCTCATCGTGCACGTGCGCCCCCGGTGGATCTGGCGCCGCACGCCGACGTCCACCTTCGCGTTCCTGCTGCTCGCGACCGCCTCCCTCGCCTGGTCGTTCTACCCCGGCGCGACGGCGCTCGGGCTCGCGATCTGCGCCGTCACCACGTTCGCCGCGGTCGCCCTCGTGCTCTGCCTGCCGTGGTCGCGCATCGTCGCGTCGCTCGCCTCGGCGATCAAGTGGATCCTCGCCCTCTCGATCGTCTTCGAGCTGTGGGTGGCGCTCTTCGTGCGCGAACCCCTGCTGCCGAACTTCCCCGACTTCGAGGTCACCGGCGAGAAGCTGCCGATGGCGTTCTACTGGTCGCGCGGGCTCCTGCTGCACGGCGGACCGATCGAGGGCATCGTCGCGAGCCGCAACCTGCTCGGCATGATCGCGCTGCTCGGCATCATCGTGTTCGGCTGCCTCCTCGCCGCCGGCAGCATGCGCCGCGCTCCCGGCATCTCGTGGCTCGTCACGGCCGGCCTCGTGTTCGCACTCACGCGGTCGTCGACGATGATCCTCGTCGCCGCCGCGGTGGCCGTCGCCCTCGTCTTCGCCCTGTGGACCAGGCGCGTCGGCGCCCAGCACCGCCGAAAGGTCTACTGGGCCGCTGCCGGCGTGCTCGCGGCATCCGTCGCCGTGCTCGTGTTCTCGTGGAACCTGCTGCTGCAGCTGTTCGGCAAGGGCGAGGACCTCACCGGTCGTACCGACATCTGGGCGAGCGTCATCGAGCTGGCCCAGCAGCGCCCGGTCGCCGGTTGGGGCTACGTCGGCTACTGGGTGCCGTGGGTCGAGCCCTTCAAGGAGCTCGCGGTGCGCAAGGGCGTCACCTACCTGCAGGCGCACAATGCCTGGCTCGACATGTGGATGCAGCTCGGCATCCTCGGCCTCATCGCCTTCGCCGCCATCGTGATCGGCGCGCTGTGGCGCTCGTGGTTCCTCGCGGTCGATCAGCCGCGGGATGTCGCGGGCCGGCCGATCCCGTACTCGGCGGCGTCGCTGCTGCCCCTGCTCGTGCTCGTCGCACTGCTCGGGCAGAGCCTCGCCGAGAGCCGCCTGCTCATCGAGGTCGGCTGGCTGCTGCTCATCGCCATCGCATGGGCCACGAAGCGGAGGCAGTGGTCGAACGACCCGCTGCCCGCCGAACCGCGGCCTGCGCGCTCGCACGCGGTCGCGCTGGCCGAGCCGCCGGCGTCGTCCCGACCCCAGGCGGCGCCGCCCGCGCCGCCCGCGCCGCCCGCTCGGTCGACCCCGCCGGCATCCGCCGCACCGCCGGCCCCGCAGCCGCCCGCATGA
- a CDS encoding CDP-glycerol glycerophosphotransferase family protein: MPYTFTLVSAVYDVDRYLDEFFASLVAQTYGFDRIEVILVDDGSTDDSLARCRAFADAHANVRVIAQRNAGQGAARNAGLAVASGEWLTFVDPDDVLDERYFAAIDGLMAASTAEAPTMFGGHTIMWNEETGVRSDTHPTAFRFHDGDVVVDLDERPNFISGQAPLAFVRTAIVREQGISFDDRLRTRFEDGKFVSDYLLAAGRAVLGLAADARYYYRRRADGSSTLQLARSDVRTYESVAVYGYLPLIERAVERHGAVPMWLQTLIVYDLLWLMLVDERDSAASATVPASVLATFSSDVERVIAALDREAILGFDLMRFPLFLRFSLAQRIGADSGRLPVSVDGIDDARGLVRVRFAFTGERPRVAFSHDGAPIEPRYEGAIVRRIFGRTGVSEYLAWVASDRTVAITIDGEPAPVVAAPAQSTHDVLDADLIDGVRSELAKASPPLFRPRVGALRLLRSVAGHTLRGLRHRGLKWALADLAVAAELRLPGNRRKYLDAWAVMDREWDANDSGEELYRWIRANHPEVNAWFVLSADSPDWQRLSADGFSLVAYGSRQYRVLMLLASELVSSHADAPIVNPFRRRYGREPWRFTFLQHGVIKGDLSGWLNSKPIDTFVTSTPDEYAYLSGAGPYTFTEHEVRLTGLPRFDALSRKADARSGPPLDIVVAPTWRKSLSTGLAVRSQRHARTDGFMESEFARTWKAFITSPALRELAESRGLRIVFMPHPNLQQYLDEFDLPADIHIARYGDDDVQEIVAGAAVLVTDYSSIAFNLAYLERPAVYLQFDREQYWAEHTERPGYFDYETHGFGPVTDDAAQAIDALASVLDGEAPEYAERARRTFPVRDGRNSERVYNAIVSAGTRIPADELVVAAEPDRWEPPTR; the protein is encoded by the coding sequence GTGCCGTACACCTTCACGCTCGTCTCCGCCGTCTACGACGTGGATCGCTACCTCGACGAGTTCTTCGCATCGCTGGTCGCCCAGACCTACGGGTTCGATCGCATCGAGGTGATTCTCGTCGACGACGGTTCGACCGACGATTCGCTCGCGCGGTGCCGGGCGTTCGCCGACGCGCATGCGAACGTGCGGGTGATCGCGCAGCGGAACGCCGGCCAAGGCGCCGCGCGCAACGCCGGCCTCGCCGTGGCATCCGGAGAGTGGCTGACGTTCGTCGACCCCGACGATGTGCTCGATGAGCGGTACTTCGCCGCGATCGACGGCCTCATGGCCGCGTCGACGGCCGAGGCGCCGACGATGTTCGGCGGGCACACGATCATGTGGAACGAGGAGACGGGGGTTCGCAGCGACACGCACCCCACCGCGTTCCGATTCCACGACGGCGACGTGGTGGTCGACCTCGATGAACGGCCCAACTTCATCAGCGGCCAGGCGCCGCTGGCCTTCGTCCGAACGGCGATCGTGCGCGAGCAGGGCATCAGCTTCGACGACCGCCTTCGTACGCGGTTCGAGGACGGGAAGTTCGTCTCGGACTACCTGCTGGCCGCCGGCCGCGCCGTGCTCGGCCTTGCCGCCGACGCACGGTACTACTATCGCCGTCGCGCCGACGGGTCGTCGACGCTGCAGCTCGCGCGCAGCGACGTCCGAACGTACGAATCCGTCGCCGTGTACGGGTACCTGCCCCTCATCGAGCGGGCGGTCGAACGGCACGGCGCGGTTCCGATGTGGCTGCAGACGCTGATCGTCTACGACCTGCTCTGGCTCATGCTCGTCGACGAGCGGGACTCGGCCGCCTCGGCGACGGTGCCGGCCTCGGTGCTCGCGACCTTCTCGTCGGACGTCGAGCGCGTCATCGCGGCCCTGGATCGCGAGGCGATCCTCGGCTTCGACCTCATGCGGTTCCCCCTGTTCCTGCGATTCTCGCTGGCCCAGCGGATCGGCGCCGATTCTGGGCGCCTGCCCGTGTCCGTCGATGGGATCGATGACGCGCGCGGACTCGTGCGAGTGCGGTTCGCGTTCACCGGCGAACGCCCTCGAGTCGCCTTCTCGCACGACGGGGCGCCGATCGAGCCGAGGTACGAAGGCGCCATCGTCCGGAGGATCTTCGGACGCACCGGCGTCTCGGAGTACCTGGCCTGGGTCGCCTCCGACCGCACGGTCGCCATCACCATCGACGGCGAGCCCGCACCCGTCGTCGCCGCACCCGCCCAGTCCACGCACGACGTCCTCGATGCCGACCTGATCGACGGCGTCCGTTCCGAGCTTGCGAAGGCGTCGCCACCGCTCTTCCGGCCGCGAGTCGGCGCGCTGCGGCTGCTCCGGTCGGTGGCGGGCCACACGCTGCGCGGACTCCGTCATCGCGGCCTGAAGTGGGCGCTCGCCGACCTCGCGGTCGCGGCCGAACTGCGACTGCCGGGCAACCGCCGCAAGTACCTCGATGCTTGGGCCGTCATGGATCGCGAGTGGGATGCCAACGACAGCGGCGAGGAGCTCTACCGCTGGATCCGCGCCAACCATCCCGAGGTCAACGCGTGGTTCGTCCTGAGCGCCGATTCGCCGGACTGGCAGCGGTTGAGCGCCGACGGCTTCTCGCTCGTCGCCTACGGATCGCGGCAGTACCGGGTGCTCATGCTGTTGGCGTCGGAGCTCGTCTCGAGCCACGCCGATGCCCCGATCGTGAACCCGTTCCGACGACGGTACGGCCGTGAGCCGTGGCGGTTCACGTTCCTCCAGCACGGCGTCATCAAGGGCGATCTGTCGGGTTGGCTGAACAGCAAGCCCATCGACACGTTCGTCACCTCGACTCCCGACGAGTACGCGTACCTGAGCGGCGCAGGGCCCTACACGTTCACCGAGCACGAGGTGCGCCTCACGGGCCTCCCCCGCTTCGACGCGCTCTCGCGAAAGGCCGACGCACGCTCCGGACCTCCGCTCGACATCGTCGTCGCCCCCACGTGGCGTAAGTCGCTCTCGACGGGCCTCGCCGTCCGTTCGCAGCGCCACGCTCGCACCGACGGGTTCATGGAGAGCGAGTTCGCGCGCACCTGGAAGGCGTTCATCACCTCGCCCGCGCTGCGCGAGCTGGCCGAGTCGCGAGGGCTGCGCATCGTCTTCATGCCGCACCCGAACCTGCAGCAGTACCTCGATGAGTTCGATCTCCCGGCCGACATCCACATCGCCCGGTACGGGGACGACGACGTGCAGGAGATCGTCGCCGGGGCCGCGGTGCTCGTCACCGACTACTCCTCGATCGCGTTCAACTTGGCTTACCTCGAGCGTCCAGCGGTGTACCTGCAGTTCGACCGGGAGCAGTACTGGGCCGAGCACACCGAGCGGCCGGGGTACTTCGACTACGAGACGCACGGCTTCGGTCCGGTGACGGATGACGCGGCGCAGGCGATCGATGCGCTCGCGAGCGTGCTCGACGGCGAGGCGCCCGAGTACGCCGAGCGTGCCCGTCGCACCTTCCCGGTGCGCGATGGCCGCAATTCCGAGCGCGTGTACAACGCGATCGTGAGCGCCGGCACGCGGATTCCGGCCGACGAGCTCGTGGTCGCGGCCGAGCCGGACCGGTGGGAGCCCCCTACGCGGTAG
- a CDS encoding O-antigen ligase, with protein sequence MTDAALRPIRDFVGSARFAQALSVAAIGTALSTHLIRSLIGWPGLLAMLACLLALCAVSLVARWRAVEWYGILPLTILVFVGWCAASVLWSTTPTTSAIRVAYLIAFAVLGVYVALMRDTIQIVRAFGGVTRVLLGVSILLEVVSGILLDVPIVFLGIAGDITTLGPIQGVFGSRNLLGFIALIGLLTFIVEWRTHILSRGLAVASITLASFCILLSGSPTTWIALAVCLVALAAIYGLRRVDPATRWRWQIGLLAASLAAIVTVWLLRIRIIELLDARADFDVRLDVWREASRYLALNPLQGWGWVGAWPDSAPYLWIEFATGRQHLSALSAYVDVYFQVGVIGLLLFAALIGVALVRAWLLATGRRSVVYLWPALMLVAITVTSFAESFVLVEGGWMLLIVCAVKSARDMSWRDALESARVG encoded by the coding sequence ATGACCGACGCCGCCCTCAGGCCGATCCGCGACTTCGTCGGCTCCGCCAGGTTCGCCCAGGCCCTCTCCGTGGCCGCCATCGGCACCGCGCTGTCGACGCACCTGATCCGCAGCCTCATCGGATGGCCCGGCCTGCTCGCGATGCTCGCCTGCCTGCTCGCCCTCTGCGCCGTCTCGCTCGTGGCGAGGTGGCGGGCCGTGGAGTGGTACGGCATCCTGCCGCTGACGATCCTCGTGTTCGTCGGGTGGTGCGCGGCCTCCGTGCTCTGGAGCACGACGCCGACCACGAGCGCGATCCGCGTCGCGTACCTCATCGCCTTCGCCGTCCTCGGGGTCTACGTGGCACTCATGCGCGACACGATCCAGATCGTGCGCGCGTTCGGTGGTGTCACCCGGGTGCTGCTCGGCGTCTCGATCCTGCTCGAGGTCGTCTCCGGCATCCTGCTCGACGTGCCGATCGTGTTCCTCGGCATCGCCGGCGACATCACGACGCTCGGGCCGATCCAGGGCGTGTTCGGCTCGCGCAACCTGCTCGGCTTCATCGCGCTCATCGGGCTGCTGACCTTCATCGTCGAGTGGCGAACGCACATCCTCTCGCGCGGCCTGGCCGTCGCATCGATCACGCTCGCGAGCTTCTGCATCCTGCTCTCCGGCTCCCCCACCACGTGGATCGCACTCGCGGTGTGCCTCGTCGCACTCGCCGCGATCTACGGGCTGCGCCGCGTCGACCCCGCCACGCGCTGGCGCTGGCAGATCGGCCTGCTCGCGGCATCCCTCGCCGCCATCGTGACCGTGTGGCTGCTGCGCATCCGCATCATCGAGCTGCTCGACGCCCGTGCGGACTTCGACGTGCGCCTCGATGTCTGGCGCGAGGCATCCCGCTACCTCGCCCTGAACCCCTTGCAGGGCTGGGGATGGGTCGGCGCGTGGCCCGATTCGGCACCGTACCTGTGGATCGAGTTCGCGACGGGGCGCCAGCACCTCTCGGCGCTCTCGGCCTACGTCGACGTCTACTTCCAGGTCGGCGTCATCGGGCTGCTGCTGTTCGCCGCCCTCATCGGCGTCGCCCTCGTGCGCGCCTGGCTGCTCGCCACTGGTCGCCGCAGCGTCGTGTACCTCTGGCCCGCGCTCATGCTCGTCGCGATCACCGTGACGAGCTTCGCCGAGAGCTTCGTGCTCGTCGAGGGCGGGTGGATGCTGCTCATCGTCTGCGCGGTGAAATCCGCCAGGGACATGAGTTGGCGAGACGCATTGGAGAGCGCCCGCGTAGGCTGA
- a CDS encoding bifunctional 2-polyprenyl-6-hydroxyphenol methylase/3-demethylubiquinol 3-O-methyltransferase UbiG has translation MSIREAGDAVNRAAAAGRGVPEARVTKAGIAWSAGEVAAGVAIDVEIDGARLWSEYLPEPVAGMHRLEWPRALGPSLRGSGSVAVRVPADASTIAAGSYRFAAEGSGPSLRKLVTAGTIVDKWGKLVTAASRELHRALLDGAERVIAELRSADYTVAITGGTLLGAVRVGTILDRDDDADLLLYLGEATPADVSIASYRVERLLAGFGHEVIRHSDAHLQVMLAPTESGVSAHVDVFFGYHDRGVYSQPIHVRTDLPVEALLPLTEIELGGRMFPSVADPEAWLAACYGPSWRIPDPAFSFETPIPTRRRFENWYGTYDFTRHFWEAQAKAAGPRSSARARADVRQMLRRTRRGDAVLDLGSGVGRQSRALARRGRAVTAVDFATTAIDAARGTSAGTFRVERANLAHGRAVLDLIERHGGRGDVNVLLGDVLAYLPQSSRANVFRLVRAVSGSSGTVLASFPDRVSPRYEHLRPDSWHLPLSWLQDELEPFGLEYALIRRSVRRTPVGLRRIVQVSIRAAAPHRRQEKTLMTRIRKSAARRTEATEPAVEVDRVAELETAVLELRGEIDELRKDSRRIAELYDLVVEHLGTGRSAD, from the coding sequence GTGTCCATTCGAGAAGCTGGTGACGCCGTGAACCGAGCCGCTGCAGCAGGGCGGGGCGTCCCCGAGGCTCGCGTGACGAAGGCCGGCATCGCCTGGTCGGCCGGCGAGGTGGCCGCCGGCGTCGCGATCGACGTCGAGATCGACGGCGCAAGACTCTGGTCCGAGTACCTGCCCGAGCCGGTCGCCGGCATGCACCGGCTCGAGTGGCCTCGCGCCCTCGGGCCCTCCCTGCGCGGCAGCGGATCGGTCGCCGTGCGCGTGCCGGCCGACGCATCCACGATCGCCGCGGGCTCCTACCGGTTCGCCGCCGAGGGGTCCGGGCCGAGCCTCCGCAAGCTCGTCACCGCCGGCACGATCGTCGACAAGTGGGGCAAGCTCGTCACCGCCGCGAGCCGCGAGCTGCACCGGGCGCTCCTCGACGGCGCCGAGCGCGTCATCGCCGAGCTGCGCAGCGCCGACTACACGGTCGCGATCACCGGAGGAACCCTGCTCGGCGCGGTCCGTGTCGGCACGATCCTCGACCGCGACGACGACGCCGACCTCCTGCTCTACCTCGGCGAGGCCACGCCGGCCGACGTGTCGATCGCGTCGTACCGGGTCGAGCGACTGCTCGCCGGATTCGGGCACGAGGTCATCCGCCACAGCGACGCCCACCTGCAGGTGATGCTCGCCCCGACCGAATCCGGCGTCAGCGCCCACGTCGACGTCTTCTTCGGCTACCACGACCGCGGCGTCTACAGCCAGCCGATCCACGTGCGCACCGACCTCCCCGTCGAGGCGCTCCTGCCGCTCACCGAGATCGAGCTCGGCGGCCGCATGTTCCCCTCGGTCGCCGACCCCGAGGCCTGGCTCGCCGCGTGCTACGGGCCGAGCTGGCGCATCCCCGACCCCGCCTTCTCGTTCGAGACGCCCATCCCCACGCGCCGCCGCTTCGAGAACTGGTACGGCACCTACGACTTCACGCGCCACTTCTGGGAGGCGCAGGCGAAGGCCGCCGGTCCGCGTTCGAGTGCACGCGCTCGCGCCGATGTGCGGCAGATGCTGCGCCGCACCCGGCGCGGCGACGCCGTGCTCGACCTCGGATCCGGCGTCGGCAGGCAGTCCCGTGCGCTCGCCAGGCGCGGACGCGCGGTGACCGCTGTCGACTTCGCGACGACGGCCATCGATGCGGCTCGCGGCACGTCCGCCGGAACGTTCCGGGTCGAACGTGCGAACCTCGCGCACGGTCGAGCGGTGCTCGACCTGATCGAGCGGCACGGCGGCCGCGGCGACGTGAACGTCCTGCTCGGCGACGTGCTCGCCTACCTGCCGCAGAGCTCCAGGGCGAACGTGTTCCGACTCGTGCGCGCCGTCTCCGGCTCATCCGGAACCGTGCTGGCGTCGTTCCCCGACCGCGTGTCCCCGAGGTACGAACACCTGCGACCCGACAGCTGGCACCTGCCGCTGTCGTGGCTGCAGGACGAACTCGAGCCGTTCGGACTCGAGTACGCGCTGATCCGGCGCTCGGTGCGACGCACGCCCGTCGGGCTCCGGCGCATCGTCCAGGTGAGCATCCGGGCGGCCGCGCCGCACCGACGACAGGAGAAGACCCTCATGACGCGCATCCGCAAGTCCGCCGCCCGCCGCACCGAGGCGACCGAGCCCGCCGTCGAGGTCGACCGGGTGGCCGAGCTCGAGACGGCCGTGCTCGAGCTGCGAGGCGAGATCGACGAGCTCCGCAAGGATTCCCGCCGCATCGCCGAGCTCTACGACCTCGTCGTCGAGCACCTCGGCACGGGGCGAAGCGCGGACTGA
- a CDS encoding glycosyltransferase family 2 protein: MPLHRLRSMAGRLRRAARAAVRRVGPRPEPLVSVIVPVYDVEAYLGETVDSITAQTLREIEIILVDDGSHDRSYRIARRRALLDERIRVVRQSNAGPGPARERGIGLARGRYLAFLDSDDLMPADALERLVASAEGTGSEIAVGAFRRFDSSRVWVPAWVGDVHSEARSGVTLAQMPELLRNNYPCGKIFRTDFWRAQHLGFRRDAIYEDQPLIALMLLRASSIDVLTDITYDYRARDDRSSISQRPEDLRDLRDRVSAWLLTLEALRSEHAPDSVMRGWYWTLYATHVHWYLGNDAIADPEYWAILRDAARELARSAPDGAYSRVTAERHTAVHLLEHDRHADLLGLRAVLRSHEASDFFVGATAEGLRFEFPVDVDTDVESTPAAAVRLLHGFAGGEVVDTPGGPELHVRGHARLAGTPAPHPVPELSLVGGRGEPAEATIVMHDPTTGEFEAHLPLGSATTQPSCLQLTVTVGGLQRRTPAGHAHLDWLNGAARTWVLESGASVTVTAHPSPHVPIEVVVAPRTTA; this comes from the coding sequence ATGCCCCTGCACCGCCTCCGCTCGATGGCCGGTCGGCTCCGAAGGGCCGCCAGAGCCGCGGTACGACGTGTCGGGCCGCGGCCCGAGCCGCTCGTCAGCGTCATCGTCCCGGTCTACGACGTGGAGGCGTACCTCGGCGAGACCGTCGACTCGATCACCGCGCAGACGCTGCGCGAGATCGAGATCATCCTCGTCGACGACGGGTCCCACGATCGCTCCTACCGGATCGCACGCCGTCGGGCGCTGCTCGACGAGCGGATCCGGGTGGTCCGCCAGTCGAATGCCGGACCGGGGCCCGCCCGCGAGCGGGGCATCGGGCTGGCGCGTGGCCGCTACCTCGCATTCCTCGATTCCGACGACCTGATGCCCGCGGATGCGCTCGAACGGCTCGTCGCCTCTGCTGAAGGCACCGGCTCGGAGATCGCGGTCGGTGCGTTCCGTCGATTCGACAGCTCCCGCGTCTGGGTGCCGGCCTGGGTCGGCGACGTGCATTCGGAGGCACGGTCAGGGGTGACGCTCGCGCAGATGCCGGAGCTGCTCCGCAACAACTACCCGTGCGGCAAGATCTTCCGCACCGACTTCTGGCGGGCGCAGCACCTGGGGTTCCGGCGAGACGCCATCTACGAGGACCAGCCGCTCATCGCGCTCATGCTCCTCCGGGCGTCGAGCATCGACGTGCTGACCGACATCACGTACGACTACCGGGCGCGCGACGACCGATCGTCGATCAGCCAGCGCCCCGAAGACCTGCGCGACCTGCGCGATCGCGTGTCGGCCTGGCTGCTCACGCTCGAGGCGCTCCGCTCGGAGCACGCTCCCGACTCCGTGATGCGCGGGTGGTACTGGACCCTCTACGCGACCCACGTGCACTGGTACCTCGGCAACGACGCGATCGCCGACCCCGAGTACTGGGCGATCCTGCGCGACGCCGCCCGAGAGCTCGCGCGTTCCGCGCCTGACGGCGCGTACTCAAGGGTCACCGCTGAGCGGCACACCGCGGTTCACCTGCTCGAGCATGATCGTCACGCCGACCTGCTCGGCCTCCGCGCGGTACTCCGCTCCCACGAGGCATCCGACTTCTTCGTGGGTGCGACGGCCGAGGGCCTGCGATTCGAGTTCCCGGTGGACGTCGACACCGACGTCGAGTCGACCCCGGCCGCTGCCGTGCGCCTGCTTCACGGTTTCGCCGGCGGCGAAGTCGTCGACACCCCCGGCGGACCCGAACTGCACGTGCGCGGCCACGCACGACTCGCCGGCACTCCCGCGCCCCATCCGGTGCCCGAGCTGAGCCTGGTCGGAGGTCGCGGCGAGCCCGCGGAGGCGACGATCGTCATGCACGACCCCACGACCGGTGAGTTCGAGGCGCACCTTCCACTCGGCTCCGCGACCACGCAGCCATCGTGCCTGCAGTTGACGGTGACCGTCGGCGGACTGCAGCGACGTACGCCGGCGGGCCACGCCCATCTCGACTGGCTGAACGGCGCGGCGAGGACCTGGGTCCTCGAGTCGGGCGCCTCGGTGACGGTCACGGCTCACCCGAGCCCCCATGTGCCGATCGAGGTCGTCGTCGCGCCGCGGACTACCGCGTAG